One Cyanobacteriota bacterium genomic window carries:
- a CDS encoding GTP-binding protein, with protein MVRTVPLERVRNIGIAAHIDAGKTTTTERILFYSGVVHKMGEVHEGTAVTDWMAQERERGITITAAAISTAWTHRDPENPNQPQPGALEHKINIIDT; from the coding sequence GTGGTACGCACCGTTCCCCTGGAAAGGGTACGTAATATTGGAATCGCCGCGCACATTGACGCTGGTAAGACAACAACGACAGAGCGTATTTTGTTCTATTCCGGTGTTGTTCACAAAATGGGTGAGGTGCACGAAGGTACAGCTGTAACAGATTGGATGGCGCAAGAGCGGGAACGTGGTATTACCATTACGGCTGCTGCCATTAGCACAGCGTGGACTCATCGCGATCCAGAAAATCCCAATCAGCCTCAGCCTGGTGCACTTGAGCACAAGATCAACATCATCGATAC
- the rpsG gene encoding 30S ribosomal protein S7, with translation MSRRTTAQKRPLPPDPVYNSCLVNMLMRRIMKNGKKSIASRIVYDAMRTIEERTGTEPLSLFEKAVRNATPLVEVKARRVGGATYQVPMEVRSDRGTALALRWIIQYARQRTGKNMASKLANELMDAANETGGAIRKREETHKMAEANKAFAHYRY, from the coding sequence ATGTCCCGTCGTACTACTGCCCAAAAACGGCCTTTACCCCCTGATCCGGTTTACAACAGTTGCTTAGTCAATATGTTGATGCGGCGGATTATGAAAAACGGCAAGAAGTCCATTGCCTCTAGAATTGTTTATGATGCCATGAGAACCATTGAAGAGCGCACTGGCACCGAGCCGCTTTCCTTGTTTGAAAAGGCTGTTCGCAATGCAACACCGCTAGTAGAAGTTAAAGCACGTCGTGTTGGCGGTGCTACCTATCAGGTGCCGATGGAAGTTCGTAGTGATCGCGGTACGGCTCTCGCGCTACGCTGGATTATTCAGTACGCACGCCAGCGAACAGGAAAAAACATGGCTAGTAAATTGGCCAACGAGCTAATGGATGCAGCTAACGAAACAGGTGGCGCTATTCGTAAGCGTGAAGAAACCCACAAGATGGCAGAGGCGAACAAGGCATTTGCCCACTATCGTTACTGA
- the rpsL gene encoding 30S ribosomal protein S12, translating to MTTIQQLIRNQRQQYLKKTKSPALKSCPQRRGVCTRVYTTTPKKPNSALRKVARVRLTSGFEVTAYIPGIGHNLQEHSVVMIRGGRVKDLPGVRYHIIRGTLDTSGVKDRKQGRSKYGAKRPKADAKK from the coding sequence ATGACCACTATTCAGCAGTTAATTCGTAACCAACGTCAGCAATATCTGAAGAAAACAAAGTCCCCGGCTTTGAAGAGTTGTCCTCAGAGGCGAGGAGTTTGTACTCGTGTTTACACAACCACTCCCAAGAAGCCAAATTCGGCTCTGCGGAAGGTTGCTAGGGTGCGATTGACATCAGGATTTGAAGTAACTGCTTACATTCCAGGAATTGGACATAATCTCCAAGAGCACTCAGTTGTGATGATCCGGGGTGGCCGTGTTAAAGATTTACCCGGTGTCAGGTATCACATCATTCGTGGCACACTTGACACATCAGGTGTGAAGGATCGTAAGCAAGGTCGTTCAAAGTATGGTGCAAAGCGACCGAAGGCTGATGCGAAGAAGTAG